The sequence below is a genomic window from Halosolutus gelatinilyticus.
CGGGCTGGAGGGACGCCGCTGTCGGCGAGCGGGCGGTCGACCGCTCCTCGTCGGCGCACCGATCGATCGACCGGAGCGGAACGACCGACGACGGCATCGTCGAGACCGGGACGACGACGCTCGGCGCCGTCGGCCACGGGGGCGTCGTGCTGGCGGCCGACACGCGGGCGAGCATCGGCGGCGGTCGGTTCGTGACGAACCGCGCGGTCCAGAAGGTCGAGGCCGTCGACGAGCGAACGGCCGTCGCCTTCGCGGGCGGCGTCAGCGACGCTCAGTCGTTCGTGCGCCACCTTCGCGCCGACCTCCGGGTCTACGAACTGCGCCACGACCGCTCCGCGTCGGTCGAGACGGCGGCGACGGTGGCCGGAGACCTGCTCCGGCGCGGTCCGTACCGGATCCTCGACCTCGTGCTCGCCGGCGTCGACGACGAGCCGGCCGTCTACCAGATCGGCCCCGGCGGCGGCGTCATGCGAAGCGAGTACGCGGCTAGCGGCAGCGGCAGACAGCTCGCCTACGGCGCGCTCGAGAGCTTCTACGAGGCCGACCTCCCGCTGTCGGACCTGCGATCGATCGCCGCGACCGCCGTCCGAGGTGCGACCGAACGCGACACCGCGAGCGGCGACGGGATGACGATCGCGACGATCACTTCCGACGAGTTCGAACTGGCGCAGTACGACGGCGTAGAGCGCGCGATCGCGGCGACCGAGGAGGGCGGACCCGCCGACGCGGCGGGCGACGGAACCGAGGAGGTGGCCTGAGATGGAGTCGAGCGCCCACCAGCAGGCCTACGATCGCGGCAGCACGATCTTCTCTCCCGACGGGCGGCTCTACCAGGTCGAGTACGCCCGGGAGGCAGTCGAACGGGGGTCGCCGAGCGTCGGCGTCGTCACCGACGACGGCGCCGTTCTCGCCGCCAGAAAGCGGCTGCGATCGCCGCTGCTCGAGTCGACGACCGTCGAGAAGATCCACCGCATCGACGATCACCTGGCGATCGCGTCCGCCGGCCACGCCGCCGACGCGCGGCAACTCGTCGACGTCGCCCGCCGGGTCGGCCAGCAGCACCGCGTCCGCTACGGCGAACCGATCGATACGCGAGCGCTCGCGACCCACGTCGCCGATCACGTCCAGGAACACACCCAGAGCGGCGGCTCGCGGCCGTACGGCTCAGCCCTGCTCGTCGCCGGGATCGATCGTGGAGGTTCGGACGGGGCCGGCGGTCGGCCGCGGCTCTTCGAGGTCGACCCGAGCGGGACCCCGTACGGTTGGCGGGCGACGGCGATCGGCCACGACGCGGCCGCAGTCAGGGGATTCTTCGAGGATGAACTGGCCGACGGTAGCCGGAGAGACCTCCAGCAGGGAACCGCGGTCGCGCTCGAGGCGCTCGATCTGACGACTGACGACGACCTCGCACCGGCGGCCCTCGACGCGTGGACGCTCGACGCGACGTCCGCAACCGTCGCGCCGCTCTCGGACGACGACCTCGAAGGCGCGCTCGAAGAACTCGACGACGAGGATCGATAGCGCGGCGACGGCCAGAGTCGGGGATCGGCCGTCAGTCGGTCGTCTCCTCGGCCGCCCGCTGGACGTCGACCACAGTCAGTCGCTCGTCCACGTAGAGCGCGAGCACGTCCGAGTCGAGTTCGACGACGACGCGAACGGCGAGCGGCTCCTCGGAGAGCACCCGCTCGGCCCACTCGTGCCCGACGTTCCAGATCGGCCGATCGCGGACGGCCTCCCCGCGCTCGTGGTAGAACGAGACGATCGCCGGGTGCTCGAGCAGCGCGAGCGAGACGGGACAGCGGACGGCCGTTCCGCAGGACCCGCACTCGAACTCGGCCTGGACGTGGGTCGCGAGCTCTTCGGGGAGCGCGTCGGCGACGTCCGCCGACGGCGTGACGAGCCCGGCGGTAACCGCGCCGCTGCAGTCCGGACAAACTCCGTCCCGAAACAGGGCGAGTCGGTGGCGGTGATGGCGGTCGAAGGCGGCGGGGAAGTCCCGACCGTGGGCCTCCAGCCCGGCCGGCGGGAACCCGAGGCGCAACAGCGCTCGGTCGCAGTCGTCGCAGGCGACCGTCACGACGTTATCGGTCGATCGGGCTTCGAGGGCCGCCCCGTCGCAGAACGGGCAGGGATCGTCGAGAGGGACCGGAGGGAGATCGACCCTGCGAGTGTACGTGCCGGTAGCGATCGCCCGGGCGATCCGCTCGCCGGCGTACGTGAGTTCGTAACCGTCGTCGTACTTTCGCAGGTAGGGTCCGACGAGTTGCTCGAGGTGGTAGGCGAAGCCGGCGGACGTGTCGACGTCCGAGTCCTCGAACAGTTCGGAGAACGGAGTCCGGGACCGGTTCTCGCCGTCGGTCCGATCGAGCATCGTCTCCAGGATCCCCATCCGGATCTCGTTCCCGAGCGCCTGGAACGCGTCGCTGGGCTCCGAGACGAGTTCGGCTCGCCCGGCGGTCGACTCCGTCGGCTCCGCCGCGCTCGCCGGTTCGACGGCGGCGTCCGACTCGCTTCGGTCCGGCTTCGGTGATCCGGCCGCTACCTCGTCCGCGTCCTCGGACGGCATGAGTCGCCGTAGGCCGCGGAGAAAAAAGTAGCTTCCGCGCGAACGGGGCGTCGATGCAGTGACGGGAGGGCGGCGGCCGATACCGGATCGCCGCTTCAGTCCGCCAGATCCGCCGCCGCGAGTTCGGAACCGGGCGCTCCCGATCGGCGCCTGGACGATCGGATGCTCGATCCCGATCGTCTCCCCGAGTTTCGTTTGGAGTGTCATCTCGATCGAGCTGCACCCGCGAAACGGGACCGTTTCGGTGCCCCTAACGGTCTCGATTTCCGACGCGAGTCGTATCGACCCCCAGTTCGATGTCCGGCCGCGTGAGGCGTTCTCACGGCCGCGATCGACTTCACATCGCAGTAGTATCGAATTATGTTGACGTAATTCGGTCTTTCCAGTTTACTCGCAGCGAGTAATCACAAGTGATTTTGTACAGTCACGATTACGATACATTTATTGTGTTCGCATACCGTTCGTAGCATGCAATGTCCGAAGATAACAGCAGCTTACTGGCGCACATCACCGAAAACCCGCGGCTGATCGGCATCCTGTTCGCGATCCTGCTTGCGCTCTCGCAGGCTGGATCGGCAGCGGCCGCCGCCGGCGGAACCACCTACTGAAAGCGTACAACTGTAATTTTCGCAGGAATTAGCGGTCGAAGACGTCGACCGCGTCCGTCCACCCGGCCGACCCGTCGAAGACGAGAGGGAGGTCCTCGAGACGAAGGTACTGGGTTAGTTCGTCCGCTTCGACCGCGAAGGTGGGCAGCGCCCCGCCGGTCAAAAAGTGCGAGTCGACGTCGTCGAGGTACGGGATGTACATCGCTCCCATCCCCGCCTCCACCGTCGGATAGGTTTCGGCTACCAGATCGTACCGGCCGTCGTCCCGCGAGTCGACGCGAAAGCGAACCGGCGTCCCGCCCTCGCTCTGTGCGACCTGCGCGGAACCGTCGCCGACGACGAGGTATTGCGTGCCGACGATTCGATGATCGCGAGCGATGACGAGCGCCGATCGAAGGGAGAACCCGGCGTTCAGCAGCCGCGCGATCGACCGTCCGATCGCCGTCGCGTCCTCGTTGCCGACGTCGCTGTGCGTGACGATTCCGCCGACGCTTCCGCCCTCGACCAGCCTGATTCCTTGCTCGTAGGAGGTACAGCCGTTGAGGAGGAACGCGTGGGGACCGATCCGATCGACGTCGGCCGCGTTCACCCGGCCGTCGTGACAGATGAACGCGTCCGACTCGCTGTGGCCGATGTAGTGCAGAAAGTCGGTGTCGGTCGCGAGGACGTCTTCGAGTTCCGCCGTGGCGAGATCGTAGTGAACCGTGACGTCGAACGGTAGTTCG
It includes:
- a CDS encoding proteasome subunit alpha, which gives rise to MEHATHDPTAPGWRDAAVGERAVDRSSSAHRSIDRSGTTDDGIVETGTTTLGAVGHGGVVLAADTRASIGGGRFVTNRAVQKVEAVDERTAVAFAGGVSDAQSFVRHLRADLRVYELRHDRSASVETAATVAGDLLRRGPYRILDLVLAGVDDEPAVYQIGPGGGVMRSEYAASGSGRQLAYGALESFYEADLPLSDLRSIAATAVRGATERDTASGDGMTIATITSDEFELAQYDGVERAIAATEEGGPADAAGDGTEEVA
- a CDS encoding archaeal proteasome endopeptidase complex subunit alpha, which gives rise to MESSAHQQAYDRGSTIFSPDGRLYQVEYAREAVERGSPSVGVVTDDGAVLAARKRLRSPLLESTTVEKIHRIDDHLAIASAGHAADARQLVDVARRVGQQHRVRYGEPIDTRALATHVADHVQEHTQSGGSRPYGSALLVAGIDRGGSDGAGGRPRLFEVDPSGTPYGWRATAIGHDAAAVRGFFEDELADGSRRDLQQGTAVALEALDLTTDDDLAPAALDAWTLDATSATVAPLSDDDLEGALEELDDEDR
- a CDS encoding Lar family restriction alleviation protein, encoding MPSEDADEVAAGSPKPDRSESDAAVEPASAAEPTESTAGRAELVSEPSDAFQALGNEIRMGILETMLDRTDGENRSRTPFSELFEDSDVDTSAGFAYHLEQLVGPYLRKYDDGYELTYAGERIARAIATGTYTRRVDLPPVPLDDPCPFCDGAALEARSTDNVVTVACDDCDRALLRLGFPPAGLEAHGRDFPAAFDRHHRHRLALFRDGVCPDCSGAVTAGLVTPSADVADALPEELATHVQAEFECGSCGTAVRCPVSLALLEHPAIVSFYHERGEAVRDRPIWNVGHEWAERVLSEEPLAVRVVVELDSDVLALYVDERLTVVDVQRAAEETTD
- a CDS encoding DUF7503 family protein, producing the protein MSEDNSSLLAHITENPRLIGILFAILLALSQAGSAAAAAGGTTY